The following are from one region of the Capsicum annuum cultivar UCD-10X-F1 chromosome 1, UCD10Xv1.1, whole genome shotgun sequence genome:
- the LOC107853590 gene encoding protein DETOXIFICATION 49 encodes MLNPLNPAENDQEQIKTEQNPLFLAILEAKSIANIAFPMIFTGLLLYSRSMISMLFLGRLGELSLAGGSLAIGFANITGYSILSGLAMGMEPLCGQAFGAKRFKILGLSLQRTVILLLLISIPISFLWCNMLKILIFCGQDHDIAIEAQIYILYSMPDLIALAILHPLRIYLRSQSIIMPLTYCATLASVVHIPINYLLVIVLDLGIKGVALSGVWTNFNLVGCLIAYIVVSKVYKKTWSSMSCECFKGWKSLLDLAIPSCVSVCLEWWWYEIMILLCGLLVNPKSTVASMGILIQTTSLIYIFPSSLSFGVSTRVGNELGANRPDIARLVAVVGLTCSFVLGLVALVFAILVRDVWASMFTQDEEIIALTSLILPIIGLCELGNCPQTTGCGVLRGTARPKLGANINLGCFYLVGMPVAVYLGFFCGYDFTGLWIGLLAAQASCAMTMLLVILSRTNWADQAKRAKELTTIIENEDEQVYYRKIDGSSNV; translated from the coding sequence ATGTTGAATCCATTAAATCCAGCCGAAAACGATCAAGAACAGATCAAAACAGAGCAAAATCCTCTGTTTTTAGCCATATTAGAAGCAAAATCAATAGCCAACATTGCATTTCCAATGATCTTCACAGGCTTACTTCTTTACTCACGCTCGATGATATCGATGCTCTTCCTAGGCCGATTAGGTGAGCTATCGTTAGCCGGTGGCTCATTAGCCATTGGCTTTGCTAATATAACTGGTTACTCAATACTTTCTGGCTTAGCAATGGGTATGGAACCACTCTGTGGACAAGCATTTGGTGCTAAAAGGTTCAAAATTCTTGGACTTAGTTTACAAAGAACAGTTATATTGCTTCTTTTGATCTCGATACCTATATCATTTTTATGGTGTAACATgttaaaaatcttgattttttgtGGACAAGATCATGATATAGCTATAGAGGCACAAATTTACATATTGTATTCGATGCCTGACCTTATTGCGCTCGCGATACTTCATCCATTGAGGATCTATCTTAGGTCACAATCGATTATTATGCCATTGACATATTGTGCTACACTTGCTAGTGTTGTTCATATACCGATTAATTATCTACTTGTAATAGTACTTGATCTTGGGATTAAAGGTGTTGCATTAAGTGGGGTTTGGACAAATTTCAATCTTGTTGGATGTTTAATTGCTTACATTGTTGTATCCAAAGTGTACAAGAAGACATGGAGTTCAATGTCTTGTGAGTGTTTTAAAGGTTGGAAATCACTTTTGGATTTGGCAATACCAAGTTGTGTTAGTGTTTGTTTGGAATGGTGGTGGTATGAGATCATGATTTTGTTATGTGGATTGTTGGTTAACCCTAAATCAACCGTTGCATCGATGGGTATTTTGATCCAAACGACATCATTGATCTACATTTTCCCATCTTCGTTGAGTTTTGGTGTGTCAACTCGCGTTGGAAATGAGCTCGGGGCTAATAGGCCAGACATAGCTAGACTAGTCGCGGTTGTGGGGCTTACATgtagctttgttttagggttagTTGCATTAGTATTCGCGATATTAGTGAGGGATGTTTGGGCTAGTATGTTCACTCAGGATGAAGAGATCATTGCCCTAACGTCCCTCATTTTGCCCATAATCGGACTCTGTGAGCTAGGGAATTGCCCACAGACGACTGGTTGTGGGGTACTAAGAGGAACAGCGAGGCCAAAATTGGGTGCCAAcatcaacttaggttgtttttaCCTTGTCGGAATGCCAGTGGCTGTTTATTTAGGTTTTTTTTGCGGCTATGATTTTACGGGGCTATGGATTGGATTGTTAGCTGCACAAGCTTCATGTGCAATGACAATGTTATTGGTGATTTTATCAAGAACAAATTGGGCAGATCAAGCAAAAAGAGCAAAAGAGTTAACTACAATTATTGAAAATGAAGATGAACAAGTTTATTATCGAAAGATTGATGGAAGTTCAaatgtttga